Part of the Deltaproteobacteria bacterium genome, TCGCTTAGAAGTGATCCGGCTCTTGCGAGTGCTTCGCTGCGGGTATTCCCATATATTGTTAGTTTGGATAATAGTGAATCGTAGTAAGGCGTTATTGCGGTTCCGGCTTCAATCCAGCTATCTTCTCGAACGCCTATCCCAAAAGGTCGCGAAATGTAGCTGATTTGTCCCGTCGTTGGGCTAAAATTTTTCGAGGGATTTTCTGCATATACTCTAAATTCAATCGCATGGCCACGGTTTGAAATTTCCTGCTGTGAGTACGGAAGTTTTTTGCCATCAGCGATTAGAAGCTGCAGTTTTACTAAGTCTATGCTGGTTGTTTGCTCTGTAACAGCGTGTTCTACTTGAATCCGCGTATTCATTTCTAGAAAGTAAAAGTTGCCCCTAGCAGAGTTCTCCTCATCAGTCTCCACTAGAAATTCTACTGTGCCAGCCCCTATATAATTGACGTGCCTTCCCAACTCTACGGCTGCTTTGCATATTCTGTCGCGAAGGTTCGCAGGTAAGTTTGGCGCAGGTGATTCCTCGACTAGTTTTTGGTGCCTACGCTGAAGTGAGCAGTCTCGCTCGAAGAGGTGCACGACATTCCCGTACGCATCGCCAAAAATTTGCACCTCTATGTGACGAGGATTTGGGAGGTATTTCTCTACAAAGATGCCGCCATTTCCAAATGCAGCTAGCGCCTCGCGCGATGCCTCTTCAAATTTTTCCTTAAGTTGGCTTGGATCTGTCGCGATTCGCATTCCCCTACCACTTCCGCCGTATATTGCCTTAAGCATGACGGGGTAGCCGAACTCGTTAATTGCGGCTTGTGTCGCCTTTTGGCATGAGTGAACCTCCGTTCCTGGTAGCACTGGGACATTGGCTAGCGAGGCTGTTTTTCTAGCCTGATCTTTTGCTCCCATTAAAGAAATTGTTTCTGGTCTCGGGCCAACAAAAATAAGCCCATTTTTTTTTGCTGCCTCGGCAAAATAAGGATTCTCCGACAGAAAGCCATATCCAGGGTGAATCGAGTCCGCTCCTGACTGAATGGCGGCCGTGATAACTTTGTCAACATTCAAATATGTTTCCGTAGCGCTGCGCCCATTTAACGCAATGCGATAATCGGCTAGTCTAGTATGTAGCGAGCCTTGATCGGCGTCGCTGTAAATTGCAACGGTTTCTATTTCTAGCTCTCTAGCCGCGCGGATAATGCGAACTGCTATTTCTCCCCGATTGGCTACCAATAAACGTTTCATGAGTTGCCTATTTAAATTTGCTTAAAGGTTGTTGTAATTGTAGTTGCATTAGTATCAAATTAACATAGTTCGCCGAAGTCGAAGTTGCGCCAATGATGCTGTGTGGCAATGTCTCAATATATAGGAGGTTGATATGTCAGAAAACATTAGAAACATAATTATTCTTGGGAGCGGTCCAGCAGGGCTAACCGCGGGGCTTTATGCTAGTCGGGCAGATCTATCGCCTCTTATTATGCATGGGCCGCAACCTGGTGGGCAATTGACCACGACGACGGAGGTAGAAAATTTTCCAGGATTTCCAGGAGGTGTAATGGGCCCGCAGCTTATGGAGGATATGCAAAAGCAAGTTGTTAAATTTGGTGCGGAGATCGTCCAGGGGCTAGTAACTAAGGTGGAGTTAAGCAAACAGCCGTTTGTCGTAAGTTTCGATGGCGGTTCGGTGTTGGCTAAAGCTCTCATAGTTGCTACCGGCGCATCGGCCCGGCTGTTAGGATTGCCTAGGGAATCTGAGCTAATGGGCTATGGTTTATCGACATGCGCTACGTGTGACGGCGCCTTCTTTCGCAATAAGGAAATCGTCGTGATTGGGGGAGGAGATTCGGCGTGCGAAGAGGCCTTGTTCCTTACGAGATTCGGACGTCGCGTTCGACTAGTCCATAGGCGAGATGAACTGCGCGCATCTAAGATAATGGCCGATAGGGTTTTGGCTCACCCAAAGATAGAAGTGCTGTGGAACAAGAAGCCAGTCGAGTTAATAGGAGAAAGGAAAGGCGGCATTACTGGCCTCGTAGTGGAATGCGCTCAAACTCTTGAAAAGCAAACAGTCGAATGCGATGCTATATTCTATGCGATCGGACATGTCCCCAACACGGCCTTGTTTAAAGGAGCGCTAGACATGGATAGTAACGGCTACTTATTAACAAGAGCTGATAGCACGCTAACTAATATTGACGGTGTATTTGCTGCCGGCGACGTAAGGGACCACGTATTTCGCCAGGCAATTACGGCTGCCGGCAATGGCTGCATGGCAGCTTTAGAGGCGCAAGCTTTTTTAGCTAGATAGGCATGTGTTGCAAGCATGCGAATTGGCCTAGTAGCTGTGCGTAGCCGGACGTAAAGAGGGTTTTTTTGTTGATTTGCTCTTTTTTTAATGCTTGTTTACCGAGCTTTTGGTAAAAAAAAGCAACTAAAAGTTAAATGAACTTGGAATTTTGTCATTTTTTTCCTTTACTCACCTTCAATTGCAGGCTATGAAAGACTCGTTTACCGCCAGTTTTGATACTCGACGGTATTCGCCTGAGCAAGCTAGATGAGGCTTCTCGGGCTTTGGTTAAATAATTAAGCCTTCACTGGCGTGGCAAAGTAACGCCAGTGATATTGCGAAAGAATTTTCGTTAAGATTGACCCGAGGGTGAGGAGAGAACTTCATGAGCGTGCTTAGCAAAGCTCTTGGCTGTGTTGCCTTATTAGCAGTTATAAATGGTTGTGCAGCTAATTCGACATTAGAAGGCGTTAATGACTCGACTGCGGAAGTAAAAGGACAGTCGGATGTATTGGCTAGCGCAAGCCCGGACCTATCAAAGGTATTAGAGCTGCATCAGATAGCGTCCGCATCTGACGCCGGCGTAGGTCTAGAGCTCGAGAGAGGCGTAGGTTTTACTCGTTTGATAATCTCTACGGACGAGCAACAGCCTCAAATCGACGTGTCCTCAGTGGAGGAGCCAGCTCGACTAGTCGTTGACTTGCTTGGCAAGGCGATTGCCGAAAATAACGCCTACTCGGTAGAAAACGACGACTTCCTTAAGGCTGTTCGCGTTGGCAGTCATGCCGATAGAACGCGGGTGGTGATCGACTTAGCTAGACAGGCAAATGAGTCAGCCGCTGAGCAAAGCGTAGAGACATCTGAGGGCAGAGTGATTGTAACCTTTGTCCAGGATAGCGCAAATGCTGATGTCGTTAGTGCCGGAAATTCAGAGCAACTCGCTGCGAGGCCCGAAGCTGACGAGAAAGCTCTAGCGAGCGGTTCAGATATTGACGCTGTTGCTGAAGGAAGTATCGACAAGGTCGATCAAGTCTCTAGTCTGGTAGAGCAAGACGCTAAACCAGCCGCCGCTAATCTGACAGTAGATTCTCTACAGTTCGCCGCTAGGGATGGCAGCACGGATGGTAAGATTGTAGTTGCCCTTAGCGATAAAGCCGCCTATCAACTTAAAAAGGCAGCGCCAACCGAATATGTGCTCACGATTCCCGGGGCTATGGCAGTCGAGTCAACAAAAGTGCCGCAAATTACCACAGCGACGACGCCGGGGATTAGAACCGCTAGGGTAGTACAAGAGGGCTCAGACGCCGTCGTTCGCATGTTTGTGGAAGCTGGCGTTGATCTGGAGGCAAAAAGCCAAGGTAATACTATAGAAGTAGCTGCGTTGCCGTCTGCTGACGACAAGTCGAAAGCTCGGGCGCAGCTAGCGGATGATAGTAAGGCAAAAGAAGCCAAAGATGATAAGAAGTCCGATGGCGAACCGACCGCAGGCGCAGAAGCGCTTGAGGACGATATTCCAGGAGCCGCAACTGGCGTTAGTGGTTCTGATGTCACTGGAGTTCGTTCGGCCGATGGTGCAAAGGTATACGTAGGCCGCTTAATATCGCTCGATCTGCAAGACACAGATATCGACAATGCGCTTCGCATTATTGCGGAGGTGTCTAACCTCAATATTATAGCAGCGGACGATGTAAGCGGTAAGGTTACGTTGCGCCTAATAGATGTTCCCTGGGATCAGGCTCTTGATGTGATACTTAAGACGAATGGCCTTGGGCAGGTTGTCGAGGGAAATGTAGTGCGAATCGCTCCAATTGAAAAGCTAAGACAGGAGCGCGAGGCTCTTAAGCAAGCTAAGCAAGCGCTGGAGGAGCTAGAGGATCTGTCGATTAACTACATTAGAGTTAGTTACGCGCGAGCAACTGATATTCAGGAGCAAGTCGAGACGGTACTGTCTGAGCGCGGCACTGTGAGCGTGGACGAGAGAACAAATCAGCTAATCGTTAAGGACATACAAAAGGGACAGGAAGCGGTAATGGAGCTCGCCTCCAAGCTTGATCTGAGGACGCCTCAGGTGTTGTTGGAGACTCAAATAGTTGAGTCTCAACGCGGCATACTGCGGGATCTCGGCTTTCAGTGGAATTTTAGTTATGCAAAATCTCCCGAAACTGGGAACGCAACTGGGCTCAATTTCCCAAATAGTATAACTAGCGGCGGAGCAACCGGGAACGTTGCGAACCCGCAGGCGGTAAACTTCCCAGCAGTCTTAACTGATGCTGCAGGTAGTGCGGTAAGCGCGGTTCTAGACTCGGCTGATGGGAGTAGAATGTTGTCGGCTCGCCTTAGCGCGCTAGAGACTGAGGGTAAGGTTCGCGTAATCAGCCGTCCGCAAGTAGCAACGGTTAATAACGAAGAAGCAGAGATAAAGAGCGTAGAAACCGTACGCGTTAAGCTTCCTAACTCGGGTCTGTCGGTTGCTACCGGTGCTGGAGCGACTGCTTCTGGTGGTGGGAGTTCGGCTTTTGAAGAAATTGACGTTGGTATAGAATTGCACGTTACTCCTCAGGCCTCGCCCGATTACTATGTGCTGCTCGATATCTTTGCAAAATCGAGCACCTTTGGTGATAGGATAGTTGACAACATACCTTCGACGCTTGAGCGTCAGGCAACGTCGACTATCCTAGTTAAGAGTGGCCAAACCTTCGCTTTGGGCGGCGTCTATAGAATAGAGGATAACGATCGCATAGACGGTGTGCCGTTCTTGAAGGATGTTCCATTCTTAGGGCACATGTTTAGACGGTCGTTGGTGGATAAGGGAGATGAGGAGCTAATATTCTTCATTACCCCCCACATTGTCGAAGGTAGTTTCGACGCAAGTCTGATGTAGTGCAGTGCAGTTTGGTGAGTTGTTACCTAGTGGCGAAGTAGCAGTAGGGCCGTTTGGGTGGCATGGGCGGTTGTGGTCTAGTGATATTGATAGGCCCGCCGGGGGCAGGTAAGTCTTCGGTAGCGTCGTCGTTATGTAAGCGGCTGGGGCTAAAATGTGTAGATCTAGACGAGTTTGTCGAGGAGAGGCTGGGAAGGGGTGTGTCAGAAATAATAAGGGTAGAAGGAGAGAGTCGCTTTAGGGAGTAT contains:
- a CDS encoding ATP-grasp domain-containing protein, which encodes MKRLLVANRGEIAVRIIRAARELEIETVAIYSDADQGSLHTRLADYRIALNGRSATETYLNVDKVITAAIQSGADSIHPGYGFLSENPYFAEAAKKNGLIFVGPRPETISLMGAKDQARKTASLANVPVLPGTEVHSCQKATQAAINEFGYPVMLKAIYGGSGRGMRIATDPSQLKEKFEEASREALAAFGNGGIFVEKYLPNPRHIEVQIFGDAYGNVVHLFERDCSLQRRHQKLVEESPAPNLPANLRDRICKAAVELGRHVNYIGAGTVEFLVETDEENSARGNFYFLEMNTRIQVEHAVTEQTTSIDLVKLQLLIADGKKLPYSQQEISNRGHAIEFRVYAENPSKNFSPTTGQISYISRPFGIGVREDSWIEAGTAITPYYDSLLSKLTIYGNTRSEALARAGSLLSEYRIEGVNTTLEFHRWLLKQTEFIQGQVHTNWTEKNYNNQTVYPDMVGPLNA
- the pilQ gene encoding type IV pilus secretin PilQ, which codes for MSVLSKALGCVALLAVINGCAANSTLEGVNDSTAEVKGQSDVLASASPDLSKVLELHQIASASDAGVGLELERGVGFTRLIISTDEQQPQIDVSSVEEPARLVVDLLGKAIAENNAYSVENDDFLKAVRVGSHADRTRVVIDLARQANESAAEQSVETSEGRVIVTFVQDSANADVVSAGNSEQLAARPEADEKALASGSDIDAVAEGSIDKVDQVSSLVEQDAKPAAANLTVDSLQFAARDGSTDGKIVVALSDKAAYQLKKAAPTEYVLTIPGAMAVESTKVPQITTATTPGIRTARVVQEGSDAVVRMFVEAGVDLEAKSQGNTIEVAALPSADDKSKARAQLADDSKAKEAKDDKKSDGEPTAGAEALEDDIPGAATGVSGSDVTGVRSADGAKVYVGRLISLDLQDTDIDNALRIIAEVSNLNIIAADDVSGKVTLRLIDVPWDQALDVILKTNGLGQVVEGNVVRIAPIEKLRQEREALKQAKQALEELEDLSINYIRVSYARATDIQEQVETVLSERGTVSVDERTNQLIVKDIQKGQEAVMELASKLDLRTPQVLLETQIVESQRGILRDLGFQWNFSYAKSPETGNATGLNFPNSITSGGATGNVANPQAVNFPAVLTDAAGSAVSAVLDSADGSRMLSARLSALETEGKVRVISRPQVATVNNEEAEIKSVETVRVKLPNSGLSVATGAGATASGGGSSAFEEIDVGIELHVTPQASPDYYVLLDIFAKSSTFGDRIVDNIPSTLERQATSTILVKSGQTFALGGVYRIEDNDRIDGVPFLKDVPFLGHMFRRSLVDKGDEELIFFITPHIVEGSFDASLM
- the trxB gene encoding thioredoxin-disulfide reductase, encoding MRNIIILGSGPAGLTAGLYASRADLSPLIMHGPQPGGQLTTTTEVENFPGFPGGVMGPQLMEDMQKQVVKFGAEIVQGLVTKVELSKQPFVVSFDGGSVLAKALIVATGASARLLGLPRESELMGYGLSTCATCDGAFFRNKEIVVIGGGDSACEEALFLTRFGRRVRLVHRRDELRASKIMADRVLAHPKIEVLWNKKPVELIGERKGGITGLVVECAQTLEKQTVECDAIFYAIGHVPNTALFKGALDMDSNGYLLTRADSTLTNIDGVFAAGDVRDHVFRQAITAAGNGCMAALEAQAFLAR